In Polypterus senegalus isolate Bchr_013 chromosome 12, ASM1683550v1, whole genome shotgun sequence, the following are encoded in one genomic region:
- the LOC120540398 gene encoding protein SSUH2 homolog produces the protein MASPMNPGYAMHPTGFPAAMPGTFPGYEGANQIGGVVPPAGFPQYTAAVAAPVPILGSFPGYEGMGPTGSGGFLPPPNTGYPSGPSPANIEWKIPSLSQDEAKKALHDYVSSKCCYGKDPVEQSEITNLVAHNTYRYRLETFTESREPEWAEEPYKGQQVDANIQPPPAPWNVPVDVKKFFKAEKQSIKIPYTSSLKPCQKCSGLGKGPCKKCDGRTKESCSLCNGSGKSDTDEQCMKCSGLGAMNCSSCSATGFKECEACVGKGQVLSFIRLNVEWKNNVSDFVGSQDSGIDTDKLKAVTGKELFSDQQVMVYPVVNFPDPAIAQASEKLVREHQSQYGQTSRIIQQKHTIELIPITKANYTWHGNNYSFTVFGQEKKVNAADYPDTCCCTIL, from the exons CTATGCATCCAACAGGTTTCCCAGCTGCAATGCCTGGCACGTTTCCTGGATATGAAGGGGCAAACCAAATAGGAGGTG tggTACCTCCAGCTGGTTTCCCACAGTATACAGCAGCAGTGGCAGCACCTGTTCCAATACTTGGTAGCTTTCCTGGATATGAAGGGATGGGCCCAACAGGAAGTG GAGGATTTTTACCTCCACCCAATACTGGCTATCCGAGTGGACCCTCACCAGCTAACATTGAGTGGAA AATTCCATCATTGTCACAAGATGAGGCCAAAAAAGCCCTTCATGATTACGTTTCTTCAAAGTGCTGTTATGGCAAAGATCCAGTTGAACAGTCAGAGATCACAAATCTTGTAGCCCACAACACTTACAGG TATCGCCTAGAAACGTTTACTGAATCCAGAGAACCTGAATGGGCAGAGGAACCTTATAAAG GTCAACAAGTGGATGCGAACATTCAGCCTCCTCCTGCACCATGGAATGTTCCTGTTGATGTCAAAAAATTCTTTAAAGCTGAAAAACAGTCCATTAAAATCCCATATACCTCTTCATTAAAG ccCTGCCAGAAATGCTCAGGCTTAGGAAAAGGTCCTTGCAAAAAGTGTGACGGAAGAACAAAG GAGAGCTGCAGCCTTTGTAATGGAAGTGGTAAATCCGACACCGATGAGCAGTGCATGAAATGCAGTGGCTTAGGCGCCATGAA CTGTTCATCCTGTTCTGCCACTGGATTTAAAGAATGTGAAGCATGTGTTGGCAAAGGACAAGTTCTGTCCTTCATTAGACTTAATGTTGAATG GAAAAATAATGTGAGTGACTTTGTGGGCAGTCAGGATTCTGGAATTGATACGGATAAACTTAAGGCTGTAACTGGAAAGGAACTATTTTCTGATCAACAGGTTATG GTATATCCTGTTGTAAATTTTCCGGACCCGGCTATCGCTCAGGCTTCTGAGAAATTGGTGAGGGAACACCAAAGCCAATATGGACAGACATCTCGTATTATTCAACAG AAACACACCATTGAACTGATCCCCATCACAAAAGCAAACTACACCTGGCATGGGAATAATTACAGTTTTACGGTCTTTGGGCAAGAGAAGAAAGTCAATGCAGCGGACTACCCAGATACGTGCTGCTGTACCATATTGTAA